A stretch of Mesorhizobium sp. M2A.F.Ca.ET.046.03.2.1 DNA encodes these proteins:
- a CDS encoding urease subunit beta, with product MIPGEVIAAKGEIDLNKGRPTVTLKVANSGDRPIQVGSHYHFFETNEGLKFDRERARGMRLDIAAGTAMRFEPGQERDVTLVPLGGKREVYGFQQKVMGKL from the coding sequence ATGATCCCTGGTGAAGTTATTGCGGCCAAAGGCGAGATCGACCTCAACAAGGGCCGGCCGACCGTCACCCTCAAGGTCGCCAACAGCGGCGACCGTCCGATCCAGGTCGGCAGCCATTATCATTTCTTCGAGACCAATGAGGGCCTGAAATTCGACCGCGAGCGCGCGCGCGGCATGCGGCTGGATATCGCCGCCGGCACGGCCATGCGCTTCGAGCCGGGCCAGGAACGCGACGTCACGCTGGTGCCGCTGGGGGGAAAACGCGAGGTCTATGGCTTCCAGCAGAAGGTGATGGGCAAGCTGTGA
- a CDS encoding nucleoside triphosphate hydrolase has product MSEIAHITAAIFKRAGKAKRFVVAIAGPPGSGKSTLSANLHELLPEGTSEVVPMDGFHYDDIILNRRGLRPRKGAPETFDFAGFETLLKRIRSGEPDIAIPVFDRSIELSRAAAEIVSADTKFILVEGNYLLLDEEPWTRLAPLFDFTIFVDVPRNELERRLMERWREHGKSDEDARAWIASNDMPNIERVLARRRPADMVIGQ; this is encoded by the coding sequence ATGTCCGAGATCGCCCATATCACTGCCGCCATCTTCAAGCGCGCCGGCAAGGCCAAGCGCTTCGTCGTCGCCATTGCCGGTCCGCCGGGCTCCGGCAAGTCGACACTGTCGGCGAACCTGCATGAGCTTCTGCCCGAAGGCACATCCGAGGTCGTGCCGATGGACGGCTTCCACTATGACGACATCATCCTCAACCGCCGCGGCCTGCGTCCGCGCAAGGGCGCGCCGGAAACCTTCGACTTCGCCGGCTTCGAGACGCTGTTGAAGCGCATCCGCTCCGGCGAACCCGACATCGCCATTCCGGTGTTCGACCGCAGCATCGAACTGTCGCGCGCGGCGGCCGAGATCGTTTCCGCCGACACCAAGTTCATCCTGGTCGAGGGCAATTACCTGCTGCTCGACGAGGAGCCGTGGACGCGGCTGGCGCCATTGTTCGATTTCACCATCTTCGTCGACGTGCCGCGCAATGAGCTCGAGCGCCGGCTGATGGAGCGCTGGCGCGAGCATGGCAAGTCGGATGAGGACGCCCGCGCCTGGATCGCCTCCAACGACATGCCCAACATCGAGCGCGTGCTGGCGCGGCGCCGGCCGGCCGACATGGTCATCGGTCAATGA
- a CDS encoding urease accessory protein UreD: MPAAQRVAGRARLFCGKSDGRTRLQRLYQDGSAKIRLPAVQGDPLEAVLINTAGGMTGGDRLGWTIEVGAEASASITTQACEKVYRAAADRAETSVGLRVGPGGRLAWLPQETIVFDRAAFARTLDVDLAEDAEALVLEATLFGRLAMGERTVRGSFHDRWRVRHGGALVHAEDFRIGPDIAATLRRPAATGGALAIATLLLVSPQAESLLEAARAIIGDRGIGGPVISDCGGASFWSVGRSGKLLARLTAGDGYQLRKRLVPLVELLNGRAGLPKLWSL; the protein is encoded by the coding sequence TTGCCTGCCGCGCAACGTGTTGCCGGGCGAGCCAGGCTTTTCTGCGGCAAGAGCGATGGTCGGACGCGCCTGCAGCGGCTCTACCAGGACGGATCGGCCAAGATCCGCCTGCCGGCGGTGCAGGGCGATCCGCTCGAGGCGGTGCTCATCAACACGGCCGGCGGAATGACCGGCGGCGACCGCCTCGGCTGGACGATCGAGGTCGGCGCCGAGGCCTCCGCCTCCATCACCACCCAGGCCTGCGAGAAGGTCTATCGCGCCGCCGCCGACAGGGCCGAGACAAGCGTCGGCCTGCGGGTTGGGCCGGGCGGGCGCCTCGCCTGGCTGCCGCAGGAAACCATCGTTTTCGACCGCGCCGCCTTCGCCCGCACGCTGGATGTCGATCTCGCGGAGGATGCCGAGGCGCTGGTGCTCGAAGCCACGCTGTTCGGCCGGCTGGCGATGGGCGAGCGGACGGTTCGAGGCAGCTTCCACGACCGCTGGCGGGTCCGCCATGGCGGCGCGCTGGTCCATGCGGAGGATTTCCGGATCGGTCCGGATATCGCGGCAACGTTGCGGCGGCCGGCGGCGACCGGCGGCGCGCTTGCCATCGCGACGCTGCTGCTCGTTTCGCCGCAAGCGGAAAGCCTGCTCGAGGCGGCCCGCGCCATCATCGGCGATCGCGGCATCGGCGGCCCCGTTATCAGTGACTGCGGCGGCGCCAGTTTCTGGAGCGTCGGCCGATCTGGCAAGCTTCTTGCGAGGCTCACCGCCGGCGACGGCTACCAGCTCCGCAAGCGGTTGGTTCCGCTCGTCGAACTGCTCAATGGACGGGCGGGTCTGCCTAAATTGTGGTCACTTTGA
- a CDS encoding acyl carrier protein: MADQLTTEIIEKIKAHADTGGEEITASTDLGTLGIHSLELTEIIFDLEEKYGIEIEMNTVDAWSNLKNVGDMVEAVRELIAKKA; the protein is encoded by the coding sequence ATGGCTGACCAGCTGACGACCGAGATCATCGAAAAGATCAAAGCGCATGCCGACACCGGCGGTGAGGAAATCACCGCCAGCACCGATCTCGGAACGCTCGGCATCCATTCGCTGGAATTGACCGAGATCATCTTCGATCTCGAGGAGAAGTACGGCATCGAGATCGAGATGAACACGGTCGATGCCTGGAGCAACCTGAAGAACGTCGGCGACATGGTCGAGGCGGTTCGCGAACTGATCGCGAAAAAAGCCTGA
- a CDS encoding integrase core domain-containing protein, protein MVWRETGIMDERLRFVVECLAGEETMTQLCAAFEISRKTGYKWLGRYRETGPEGLHDRPRAPLDHGRATAAELVERIVAEKEAHPLWGPKKIIARLKRAEPSCGWPAVSTAGEILKRHGLVGRRRRRWRAVGNGPWPEPAAPNAVWTVDHKGWFRTRDGWRCEPLTVMDALSRYLLGLEATGSTADEEAWPVFERLFEENGLPDRIRSDNGPPFASAGVTGLTPLAVRFIKLGIALERIQPGKPQQNGRHERFHLTMLPMADAPKADKAAQARAFENFRRSYNEERPHEALGMDTPAQHYRPSTRPMPKTAPEPDYPTEAAVRGVRQNGAVKWRGTEIYVSATLAGEPIAIEETEDGEWTMRFHTHPLGFIDEKHMKLVRRSAAPSRPLGAAATAS, encoded by the coding sequence ATGGTTTGGCGAGAGACTGGCATCATGGATGAGCGGCTTCGTTTTGTTGTTGAATGCCTAGCTGGCGAGGAGACGATGACGCAGCTTTGCGCGGCCTTCGAGATCTCACGCAAGACCGGCTACAAATGGCTTGGGCGTTACCGGGAGACCGGGCCGGAAGGCCTGCACGACCGGCCGCGGGCGCCGCTCGATCACGGCCGAGCAACGGCAGCCGAGCTGGTGGAGCGGATCGTGGCGGAGAAGGAAGCGCATCCGCTGTGGGGGCCGAAGAAGATCATAGCGCGGCTGAAGCGGGCGGAGCCCAGTTGTGGCTGGCCGGCAGTCTCGACAGCTGGCGAGATCCTGAAGCGGCATGGTCTTGTGGGACGCCGGCGCCGGCGCTGGCGGGCTGTGGGCAATGGGCCATGGCCGGAGCCTGCGGCGCCGAATGCGGTGTGGACGGTAGACCACAAGGGCTGGTTCCGGACCCGTGACGGCTGGCGCTGCGAGCCATTGACGGTGATGGATGCATTGAGCCGCTACCTGCTGGGGCTCGAGGCGACGGGCTCGACGGCCGACGAGGAGGCGTGGCCGGTGTTTGAGCGATTGTTTGAGGAAAACGGTCTGCCGGATCGCATTCGAAGCGACAATGGCCCACCCTTTGCGTCGGCCGGCGTCACAGGGCTGACGCCGCTGGCAGTGCGCTTCATTAAGCTCGGCATCGCCCTGGAGCGCATCCAGCCAGGCAAGCCGCAGCAGAACGGGCGCCATGAGCGTTTCCATCTGACCATGCTGCCGATGGCCGATGCACCGAAGGCTGACAAAGCGGCTCAAGCCAGGGCCTTCGAGAACTTCCGGCGCAGCTACAATGAGGAGCGTCCGCACGAGGCGCTGGGCATGGACACCCCGGCACAGCATTACCGCCCCTCGACCCGACCGATGCCGAAGACAGCCCCTGAACCCGATTATCCGACCGAGGCAGCGGTGCGCGGCGTGCGCCAGAACGGCGCGGTCAAATGGCGGGGCACCGAGATCTATGTCTCGGCCACGTTGGCCGGCGAACCGATTGCCATTGAAGAGACCGAGGATGGCGAGTGGACGATGCGCTTCCACACCCATCCGCTCGGCTTCATCGATGAGAAGCACATGAAACTGGTTCGCCGCAGCGCCGCGCCAAGCCGACCGCTTGGCGCTGCGGCGACCGCATCATAG
- a CDS encoding beta-ketoacyl-[acyl-carrier-protein] synthase family protein, giving the protein MQKRIVITGIGGICGLGNDVPAMWDAMRAGRSAIGPIDNPSLHDLKVKTGCEIKELPEHGIDRKQVVSMDRFSLLAVIAAREAMRQSGLTAHADNTYRMGAIVGIGVAGFETIEENYRAILLEGRNRAAIFTVPKVMPGAAAGQVSMALGLRGPVFGATSACSSANHAISTAVDQIRLGRADVMVAGGTEAPLVWGVLKGWEALRVLSPDTCRPFSADRAGLVLGEGAGMAVLESYDHAMARGATILAEIAGVGLSADASDIVAPTVEGPEAAMRFCLADAGLNPEDVDYLNAHGTGTKANDQIETAAIKRVFGNHAPSLSVSSTKSMHAHCLGASGGLEMIACVMAIRDGIVPPTANYREPDPECDLDVTPNTARERKIRAALSNSFAFGGTNAVLAFKAV; this is encoded by the coding sequence ATGCAAAAACGCATCGTCATCACCGGTATTGGCGGGATTTGCGGGCTTGGCAACGATGTGCCGGCCATGTGGGACGCCATGCGCGCCGGCCGCTCGGCGATCGGCCCGATCGACAATCCGTCGCTGCATGACCTCAAGGTCAAGACCGGCTGCGAAATCAAGGAACTGCCCGAACATGGCATCGACCGCAAGCAGGTCGTCTCGATGGACCGTTTCAGCCTGCTGGCGGTGATCGCCGCGCGCGAGGCCATGCGGCAGTCCGGACTGACGGCACATGCCGACAACACCTACCGGATGGGCGCGATCGTCGGCATCGGCGTCGCGGGCTTCGAGACCATCGAGGAGAATTACCGCGCGATCCTGCTCGAGGGGCGCAACCGCGCCGCCATCTTCACCGTGCCGAAAGTGATGCCGGGCGCGGCCGCCGGGCAGGTGAGCATGGCGCTCGGGCTGCGCGGCCCTGTGTTCGGCGCCACCTCGGCCTGCTCATCGGCCAACCATGCAATTTCCACGGCGGTCGACCAGATCAGGCTCGGCCGCGCCGACGTGATGGTTGCCGGCGGCACCGAAGCGCCGCTGGTGTGGGGCGTGCTCAAGGGCTGGGAGGCGCTCAGGGTGCTTTCGCCCGACACGTGCCGGCCATTCTCGGCCGACCGCGCGGGCCTCGTGCTTGGCGAAGGCGCCGGCATGGCGGTGCTGGAAAGCTACGATCACGCGATGGCGCGCGGCGCCACCATCCTGGCCGAGATCGCCGGCGTCGGGCTTTCCGCCGATGCCTCCGACATCGTCGCGCCGACCGTCGAGGGACCGGAAGCGGCGATGCGTTTCTGCCTGGCGGATGCCGGGCTCAATCCGGAAGACGTCGACTACCTCAACGCGCATGGCACCGGCACCAAGGCCAATGACCAGATCGAGACCGCCGCGATCAAGCGCGTCTTCGGCAACCACGCCCCTTCGCTCTCCGTGTCCTCGACCAAGTCGATGCATGCGCATTGCCTCGGCGCTTCCGGCGGGCTGGAGATGATCGCTTGCGTGATGGCGATCCGCGACGGCATCGTGCCGCCGACCGCCAATTATCGCGAGCCCGACCCGGAATGCGACCTCGACGTAACGCCCAACACGGCGCGCGAGCGCAAGATACGCGCCGCGCTCAGCAACAGTTTCGCCTTTGGCGGAACCAATGCGGTGCTGGCCTTCAAGGCGGTCTGA
- a CDS encoding HupE/UreJ family protein, translating into MIPASTKRNTLAVILLLAAAMPAYAHVGAGSTSSFAAGFVHPLSGLDHMTAMVAVGLWAAMKGGKALWAWPLAFLGVMLAGGALGMLHVPVPFVEPGILASVVAFGLLVALAIDLPVSAGVAIIGLFALFHGHAHGAEVPENAAGLEYMAGFAAATALLHGVGMAAGLRLGWRFRGLARAAGAACATISVGLSVGMV; encoded by the coding sequence ATGATCCCCGCCTCCACGAAACGCAACACGCTCGCCGTCATCCTGTTGCTGGCGGCGGCGATGCCCGCTTACGCCCATGTCGGCGCAGGCTCCACCTCTTCTTTTGCCGCCGGTTTCGTGCATCCGCTGTCCGGCCTCGACCACATGACGGCCATGGTCGCCGTCGGCCTGTGGGCGGCGATGAAGGGCGGCAAGGCGCTCTGGGCCTGGCCGCTGGCCTTCCTCGGCGTGATGCTGGCCGGCGGCGCGCTCGGCATGCTGCATGTGCCGGTGCCTTTCGTCGAGCCGGGCATCCTCGCTTCCGTCGTGGCGTTCGGCCTGCTGGTGGCGCTGGCGATCGACCTGCCGGTCTCGGCCGGGGTCGCCATCATCGGCCTGTTCGCTCTGTTCCACGGTCACGCCCATGGCGCCGAGGTGCCTGAAAACGCTGCCGGCCTCGAATATATGGCTGGCTTTGCCGCCGCCACCGCGCTGCTCCACGGTGTCGGCATGGCAGCCGGCCTTCGGCTTGGGTGGCGTTTCCGCGGCCTGGCGCGCGCCGCCGGCGCCGCTTGCGCGACGATCAGCGTCGGCCTTTCCGTCGGCATGGTGTGA
- a CDS encoding universal stress protein — translation MYKKILIATDGSELAQKGVAHGLELAKGLGATVAFVTVSEPFPALAWGGAMAGYVAADELVNYEESARKYASELLGKCKAEADAKGVGAKTLHIENRTPAEAILEVAAGEGSDIIVMASHGRRGLGRLVLGSQTAEVVSLTEIPVLVVR, via the coding sequence ATGTACAAGAAAATCCTCATCGCCACCGACGGCTCCGAACTCGCCCAGAAGGGCGTCGCCCACGGGCTGGAGCTGGCCAAGGGCCTCGGCGCCACCGTGGCCTTCGTCACCGTCTCCGAGCCGTTCCCGGCGCTGGCCTGGGGCGGCGCCATGGCCGGCTATGTCGCCGCCGACGAGCTGGTCAATTACGAGGAGAGCGCGCGCAAATATGCAAGCGAACTGCTCGGCAAGTGCAAGGCCGAGGCGGATGCGAAGGGGGTCGGCGCGAAGACCCTGCATATCGAGAACCGCACCCCCGCCGAGGCGATCCTCGAGGTGGCCGCCGGCGAGGGCAGCGACATCATCGTCATGGCCTCGCACGGCCGCCGCGGGCTGGGACGGCTGGTGCTGGGCAGCCAGACGGCGGAAGTGGTGTCGCTGACCGAGATTCCGGTGCTGGTGGTTAGATAG
- a CDS encoding urease subunit gamma: MNLTPREKDKLLIAMAAMVARKRLERGVKLNHPEAIALITDFVVEGARDGRPVAELMEAGAHVVTRAQVMDGIAEMIHDVQVEATFPDGTKLVTVHEPIR; the protein is encoded by the coding sequence ATGAATCTTACGCCGCGTGAAAAAGACAAGCTGCTCATCGCCATGGCGGCGATGGTGGCGCGCAAGCGCCTGGAGCGTGGCGTCAAGCTCAACCATCCCGAAGCCATCGCCCTGATCACCGACTTCGTCGTCGAAGGCGCCCGCGACGGCCGTCCCGTCGCGGAACTGATGGAGGCCGGCGCTCACGTCGTCACCCGCGCCCAGGTCATGGACGGCATCGCCGAGATGATCCACGACGTCCAGGTCGAGGCGACGTTTCCCGACGGCACCAAGCTGGTGACCGTGCACGAGCCGATCAGGTAA
- a CDS encoding DUF1272 domain-containing protein → MLELRPNCECCDKDLPPEATDALICTFECTFCADCVDNVLGGVCPNCGGNFAPRPIRPAGKLTKYPPSTRRVPKAEGCGPRKAA, encoded by the coding sequence ATGCTGGAGCTTAGGCCAAATTGCGAATGCTGCGACAAGGATCTGCCGCCGGAGGCGACGGATGCGCTGATCTGCACCTTCGAATGCACCTTCTGCGCCGACTGCGTGGACAATGTGCTGGGCGGTGTCTGCCCGAATTGCGGCGGCAATTTCGCGCCGCGGCCGATCCGGCCGGCAGGCAAGCTGACGAAATATCCGCCATCGACCAGGCGCGTGCCCAAGGCCGAAGGCTGCGGCCCGCGCAAGGCCGCTTAA
- a CDS encoding glutathione S-transferase N-terminal domain-containing protein, translated as MTDLSAFPIAKRWPAKQPERLQLYSATTPNGVKVSIALEEIGLPYEPHYVDIGKNESWTPEFLSLNPNGKIPAIIDPDGPGGKPIGLFESGAILLYLADKTGKLIPADPARRYETIQWVFFQMAAIGPIFGQVGFFHKFAGREIADKRPLERYRDESRRLIGVLETRLKGRKWIMDDDYTIADVSMLGWVRNLIGFYEARELVGFDDFPTVAEWLERGLARPAVKRGLTIPAKG; from the coding sequence ATGACCGACCTGTCCGCCTTTCCGATAGCCAAGCGCTGGCCGGCCAAGCAGCCCGAGCGCCTGCAGCTCTATTCGGCCACGACGCCCAACGGCGTGAAGGTCTCGATCGCGCTGGAGGAAATCGGCCTGCCCTATGAGCCGCATTATGTCGATATCGGCAAGAACGAGAGCTGGACGCCGGAATTCCTGTCGCTCAACCCGAACGGCAAGATACCGGCCATCATCGACCCGGACGGCCCGGGCGGCAAGCCGATCGGCCTGTTCGAGTCCGGCGCCATCCTGCTCTATCTGGCCGACAAGACCGGCAAGCTCATTCCCGCCGATCCGGCACGGCGCTACGAGACGATCCAGTGGGTGTTCTTCCAGATGGCGGCGATCGGCCCGATCTTCGGGCAGGTCGGCTTCTTCCACAAATTCGCCGGGCGCGAGATCGCCGACAAGCGGCCGCTCGAACGCTACCGCGACGAATCGCGGCGGCTGATCGGAGTGCTTGAAACGCGGCTGAAGGGCCGCAAGTGGATCATGGATGACGACTACACGATCGCCGATGTGTCGATGCTGGGCTGGGTGCGCAACCTGATCGGCTTCTACGAAGCGCGCGAGCTGGTCGGTTTCGATGATTTCCCGACCGTCGCCGAATGGCTGGAGCGCGGCCTGGCGCGGCCGGCGGTGAAAAGGGGCCTCACCATTCCGGCGAAGGGCTGA
- a CDS encoding DUF1003 domain-containing protein, producing MAGDPKASAQIQADDENDVAGEYLEAETVPEDAQAAADEILEAPEVPDSEPQAEPHVPGTSRIKPKKKPSAISGRKFRKRDLVRIDDLRPSLADRIRSDHPDLPRGARISREELGRYRMRYMEELLQQEHGEFSELDRQVVESIAKQDTISENSEEEYEEHRSFPDRVSDTMAEFGGSWWFLISFAAVLLLWIGINLVASATSAFDPYPFILLNLVLSCIAAIQAPVIMMSQKRQEAKDRLRSFNDYRVNLKAELEVRHLHEKLDYLISRQWQRLAEMQQMQLDAMHELTAAKKVKRATRAVRRKTAKVGVEG from the coding sequence ATGGCAGGCGACCCGAAGGCATCCGCGCAAATCCAGGCCGACGACGAGAACGACGTCGCCGGCGAGTATCTCGAGGCGGAGACCGTGCCGGAGGATGCGCAGGCAGCCGCCGACGAGATCCTCGAAGCGCCGGAGGTGCCGGATTCCGAGCCGCAGGCCGAACCGCATGTTCCGGGCACCTCCCGGATCAAGCCCAAGAAGAAACCCTCGGCGATCTCGGGGCGCAAATTCCGCAAGCGCGACCTGGTGCGCATCGACGATCTGAGGCCCAGCCTCGCCGACCGCATCCGCTCCGACCATCCCGACCTGCCGCGCGGCGCCCGCATCAGCCGCGAGGAGCTCGGCCGCTACCGCATGCGCTACATGGAGGAACTGCTGCAGCAGGAGCACGGCGAATTCTCCGAGCTCGACCGCCAGGTGGTGGAATCGATCGCCAAGCAGGACACGATCTCTGAGAACTCGGAAGAGGAATATGAGGAGCACCGCTCCTTCCCCGACCGCGTTTCCGACACCATGGCCGAGTTCGGCGGCAGCTGGTGGTTCCTGATCTCTTTCGCGGCGGTGCTTTTGCTGTGGATCGGCATCAACCTGGTCGCCAGCGCGACCAGCGCCTTCGACCCCTACCCGTTCATCCTGCTCAACCTGGTGTTGTCCTGCATCGCCGCCATTCAGGCGCCGGTGATCATGATGAGCCAGAAGCGCCAGGAAGCCAAAGACCGGCTGCGCTCCTTCAACGATTACCGGGTGAACCTGAAGGCCGAGCTGGAAGTGCGCCACCTGCACGAAAAGCTCGACTACCTCATCTCGCGCCAATGGCAGCGCCTGGCCGAAATGCAGCAGATGCAGCTCGACGCCATGCACGAGCTGACCGCGGCGAAGAAGGTGAAACGCGCGACGCGGGCGGTGCGGCGGAAGACGGCGAAGGTGGGGGTGGAGGGTTAG
- a CDS encoding methyl-accepting chemotaxis protein, giving the protein MSEIATGTTSLLRASLSRTGKWAASFAFISGAVGDVLNPLGPFAAYIALVAAVAAIIIAVAMVLRLVLAAKAMPALIFATSAAAIAGGVYGIQQETNSQNGVIANLVPAVAELQQSLGIVSQKVAKIEQTVTETQKTVEEVMKSTDTVAKTTEQIASTQQQQTAQGAETQKTVEAVKQTTDTVAQKTEQIASAQQQQSAQGAETQKTVEAVKQTTDTLAAGQQQQQAQAEKLQATTEQIAASIDTIAKGFARLAQGGAIADPKRPDEFYHNARVYELAGDMLNARRSYLAFAGFDVDAIDPYTRFATLLRVQDGKAGAREVFGTLTEKAKAPSIKLVHLLQFDDAQRLDKLNAFIAANPDYAPAYFLLAQEFSEDRLGSQTLADKRSEAQALSKFVAYEKDGGLLKYFVDQTQLADWLDRSRSRLTALGDVLDPSRFVPTLTPMRSNAGWSMTISLPEPATAISWRLGDSGPFTDTGLMAMNDQRTGKPMPNPSFELPDSTAATTIAIKYLDIRGRETGPFDIRFDPDGALQQENKQILDQFWTSWIAFDSGGNRGLVYFTQMLSYRCAIKEVHYSLNGSALDKEIKMPPCDAKDPYAIPSDYQPYFKVKDDVKSMAVQVTYTDGTKSPVREYKRQ; this is encoded by the coding sequence ATGTCGGAAATCGCCACGGGTACGACCTCGTTGCTCAGGGCATCGCTCAGCCGCACCGGCAAATGGGCGGCGAGCTTCGCCTTTATCAGCGGCGCAGTCGGCGATGTGCTCAACCCGCTCGGGCCCTTTGCCGCCTACATTGCCCTGGTCGCGGCCGTCGCGGCCATCATCATCGCCGTCGCCATGGTGCTGCGCCTGGTGCTGGCCGCCAAGGCGATGCCGGCGCTGATCTTCGCCACCAGTGCGGCGGCGATCGCCGGCGGCGTCTACGGCATCCAGCAGGAAACGAATTCGCAGAACGGCGTGATCGCCAACCTTGTGCCGGCCGTCGCCGAGCTGCAGCAATCGCTGGGCATCGTCTCGCAGAAGGTGGCGAAGATCGAGCAGACGGTCACCGAGACGCAGAAAACGGTCGAGGAGGTCATGAAGTCGACCGACACGGTCGCCAAGACCACCGAGCAGATCGCTTCCACCCAGCAACAGCAGACCGCGCAGGGTGCCGAGACGCAGAAGACCGTCGAGGCGGTCAAGCAGACCACGGATACGGTGGCGCAGAAGACTGAGCAGATCGCTTCCGCCCAACAGCAGCAGTCGGCGCAAGGCGCCGAGACGCAGAAGACTGTCGAGGCGGTCAAGCAGACGACCGACACCTTGGCCGCCGGCCAGCAACAGCAGCAGGCGCAGGCGGAAAAGCTGCAGGCGACGACCGAGCAGATCGCCGCTTCGATCGACACGATCGCCAAGGGCTTCGCCCGGCTGGCCCAGGGCGGCGCGATCGCCGATCCGAAGCGTCCCGACGAATTCTACCACAATGCCCGCGTCTATGAGCTCGCAGGCGACATGCTCAACGCCCGCCGCTCCTATCTCGCCTTTGCCGGCTTCGACGTTGACGCCATCGACCCCTATACGCGCTTTGCCACGCTGCTCAGGGTCCAGGACGGCAAGGCCGGCGCCCGCGAAGTGTTCGGCACGCTGACGGAGAAAGCCAAGGCGCCCTCGATCAAGCTCGTGCATCTGTTGCAGTTCGACGACGCGCAGCGGCTCGACAAGCTCAACGCCTTCATCGCGGCCAACCCCGATTATGCGCCGGCTTATTTTCTCCTGGCGCAGGAGTTTTCCGAGGATCGCCTCGGCAGCCAGACGCTGGCCGACAAGCGCAGCGAGGCGCAGGCGCTGAGCAAATTCGTCGCCTACGAGAAGGACGGCGGCCTGCTGAAATATTTCGTCGACCAGACACAACTGGCCGACTGGCTCGACCGCAGCCGCAGCCGGCTGACGGCGTTGGGCGACGTGCTCGACCCGTCGCGCTTCGTGCCGACGCTGACGCCGATGCGCTCCAACGCCGGCTGGTCGATGACGATCTCGCTGCCCGAGCCGGCGACGGCGATCTCCTGGCGCCTTGGCGATTCCGGCCCGTTCACCGACACCGGCCTGATGGCGATGAACGACCAGCGCACCGGCAAGCCGATGCCCAATCCGAGCTTCGAGTTGCCGGACAGCACTGCCGCCACCACCATCGCCATAAAATATCTCGACATCCGCGGCCGCGAGACCGGCCCGTTCGACATCCGCTTCGACCCCGACGGCGCGCTCCAGCAGGAGAACAAGCAGATCCTCGACCAGTTCTGGACGTCGTGGATCGCTTTCGATTCCGGCGGCAATCGTGGCCTGGTCTATTTCACCCAGATGCTCTCCTACCGCTGCGCCATCAAGGAGGTGCATTACAGCCTCAACGGCAGCGCGCTCGACAAGGAGATCAAGATGCCGCCCTGCGACGCAAAGGACCCCTATGCCATTCCCTCCGACTACCAGCCCTATTTCAAGGTCAAGGACGACGTGAAATCGATGGCGGTTCAGGTGACCTATACGGATGGCACGAAGTCGCCGGTGCGGGAGTATAAAAGGCAGTAG